In Centroberyx gerrardi isolate f3 chromosome 20, fCenGer3.hap1.cur.20231027, whole genome shotgun sequence, a genomic segment contains:
- the ghrhr2 gene encoding growth hormone releasing hormone receptor 2: MDIRLAAVIYMLINARYMVNSTHPECSIVHHLLEKENKCKLKMQTTSKASLRSTDNKTAGCAMEWDGVSCWPAASQGESISVHCPLPLLKPDTPPVLITRNCTVQGWSQPSMPYYIACYYEGYVEEEDTGKEQNYFDTLKLIYSVGYGVSLAALFIAILVFCFFRTLLCTRTYIHLNLFSTFMLRSLAVFIKDAVLFADKSMDHCTVSTLKCKAAVTFFQYCVLANFFWLLVEGLYLQTLLLFTFSQKRKLFWVYTITGWGTPSVTIVIWALLKSQFDNEGCWDNLDSGLWWIIKTPILLSIFINLLIFMNIIRIVVQKTKATHLNQSERPPYKRLVRSTLLLIPLFGIHYVVFALFPEHVGIGPRLYLELVLGSFQGFIVALLYCFLNGEVQNEIQKMMRGCWPETKTNVINLPTQEYVP; encoded by the exons gTTAATTCAACTCATCCAGAATGTTCCATTGTTCACCATCTCctggagaaagaaaacaaatgtaaacTCAAGATGCAGACCACTAGTAAAGCATCACTGCGATCAACCGATAATAAAACTGCAG GTTGTGCGATGGAGTGGGATGGAGTGAGTTGTTGGCCGGCCGCCTCCCAAGGGGAAAGCATCTCCGTCCACTGTCCTCTCCCCCTGCTGAAGCCTGACACTCCTCCAG tTCTCATCACAAGGAATTGTACAGTCCAAGGATGGAGTCAGCCAAGCATGCCATATTACATAGCCTGTTATTATGAGGGttatgtggaagaagaggataCAGGGAAAGAG CAAAATTACTTTGATACTCTGAAGCTGATCTACAGTGTTGGATATGGAGTTTCTCTGGCTGCTCTCTTCATTGCCATTCTGGTTTTCTGCTTCTTCAG GACATTGCTGTGTACGCGCACCTACATCCACCTCAACCTGTTCTCAACCTTCATGCTCCGAAGCCTGGCTGTATTTATCAAAGATGCAGTGTTGTTTGCAGACAAGAGCATGGACCACTGTACAGTTTCCACA CTGAAGTGTAAAGCAGCAGTGACGTTCTTCCAGTATTGTGTTTTGGCTAATTTCTTCTGGCTGCTGGTGGAGGGCCTCTACCTGCAGACCCTGCTGCTCTTCACCTTCAGTCAGAAGAGGAAGCTCTTTTGGGTCTACACCATCACAGGTTGGG GTACTCCGTCAGTAACCATTGTAATCTGGGCCCTGCTAAAAAGCCAGTTTGATAATGAGGG ATGCTGGGATAACCTGGATAGTGGTTTGTGGTGGATAATCAAGACTCCCATCCTACTCTCTATCTTT ATAAACCTTCTGATCTTCATGAACATCATCAGGATTGTTGTTCAGAAGACAAAGGCTACACATTTGAACCAAAGTGAAAGACCACCATACAA GAGGCTAGTTCGGTCCACTCTGCTGCTCATCCCTCTATTTGGCATACACTATGTGGTCTTTGCCCTGTTCCCGGAGCATGTTGGCATAGGGCCCCGACTCTACCTGGAATTGGTCTTAGGCTCCTTCCAG GGGTTTATTGTTGCCTTGTTGTACTGCTTTTTAAATGGAGAG gTCCAAAATGAAATTCAGAAGATGATGAGAGGATGCTGGCCTGAGACTAAAACCAATGTCATCAATCTGCCAACCCAAGAATATGTCCCCTAA